Proteins co-encoded in one Ruegeria sp. YS9 genomic window:
- the serA gene encoding phosphoglycerate dehydrogenase has product MAPKVLVSDKLSETAVQIFRDRGIDVDFMPDLGKDKDKLAEVIGQYDGLAIRSATKVTPTILEKADKLKVIGRAGIGTDNIDKEAASKKGVIVMNTPFGNMITTAEHAIAMMFAVARQIPEASTSTHAGKWEKSKFMGIELTNKTLGVIGAGNIGGIVCERALGLKMKVIAYDPYLGEEKAAKMGVEKVELDELLSRADFITLHVPLTDQTRNILNRENLAKTKKGVRIINCARGGLVDEEALAEALQSGHVAGAAFDVFSEEPAKDNPLFNLPNVVCTPHLGAATTEAQENVALQVAEQISNYLLTGAVENALNMPSVTAEEAKVMGPWIKLAGHLGSFIGQMTDEPVKAINILYDGVAAEMNLAALNCAVVAGIMKKFNPEVNMVSAPVVAKERGIKISTTNQDKSGAFEGYIKVTVVTDKRERSIGGTVFSDGKPRFIQIKGINIDAEVGAHMLYTTNEDVPGIIGALGRTMGENNVNIANFTLGRSEAGGEAIALLYVDEPVPAEARAKLAETGLFTQIKPLEFDVT; this is encoded by the coding sequence CGCTCGGCCACCAAGGTCACGCCGACCATTCTGGAAAAAGCCGACAAGCTGAAGGTGATCGGCCGGGCCGGAATCGGCACTGACAACATCGACAAGGAAGCGGCGTCGAAAAAAGGTGTGATCGTGATGAACACGCCATTCGGCAACATGATCACCACCGCCGAACACGCCATTGCGATGATGTTTGCCGTGGCGCGACAGATCCCCGAGGCCTCGACTTCGACCCATGCGGGCAAGTGGGAAAAGTCCAAGTTCATGGGGATCGAGCTGACGAACAAGACGCTCGGTGTCATTGGTGCGGGCAACATCGGCGGCATCGTGTGCGAGCGCGCGCTTGGCCTGAAGATGAAAGTCATCGCCTATGATCCCTATCTGGGCGAAGAAAAAGCCGCCAAGATGGGCGTCGAAAAGGTTGAACTGGACGAGTTGCTGTCCCGCGCCGACTTCATCACCCTGCACGTACCGCTGACGGATCAGACCCGCAATATTCTGAACCGCGAGAACCTCGCCAAAACCAAGAAGGGCGTGCGCATCATCAACTGCGCTCGTGGTGGTCTGGTTGATGAGGAGGCTTTGGCAGAGGCGTTGCAATCCGGTCACGTTGCCGGTGCCGCGTTCGACGTGTTCAGTGAAGAACCCGCCAAGGACAACCCCTTGTTCAACCTGCCCAACGTGGTCTGCACGCCACATCTTGGTGCAGCAACAACTGAAGCGCAGGAGAACGTGGCGCTGCAAGTGGCCGAGCAGATCTCGAACTATCTGCTGACAGGTGCGGTCGAGAACGCTTTGAACATGCCCAGTGTGACGGCGGAAGAAGCCAAGGTGATGGGGCCGTGGATCAAGCTGGCCGGCCATCTCGGCAGCTTCATCGGCCAGATGACCGATGAGCCGGTCAAGGCGATCAATATCCTGTACGATGGTGTTGCCGCTGAAATGAACCTGGCGGCGTTGAACTGCGCCGTGGTCGCCGGGATCATGAAAAAGTTCAACCCCGAGGTGAACATGGTGTCGGCCCCGGTTGTCGCCAAAGAGCGTGGGATCAAGATATCGACCACCAATCAGGACAAATCGGGTGCCTTCGAAGGCTATATCAAAGTCACCGTTGTGACCGACAAGCGCGAACGTTCCATCGGTGGCACCGTGTTCAGCGACGGCAAACCGCGCTTCATCCAGATCAAGGGTATCAATATCGATGCCGAGGTCGGTGCCCATATGCTCTACACCACCAACGAAGACGTGCCGGGCATCATCGGTGCTCTGGGGCGGACCATGGGTGAGAACAACGTCAACATCGCGAACTTTACTCTGGGTCGATCCGAGGCCGGCGGTGAAGCGATTGCGTTGCTTTATGTTGACGAACCGGTTCCGGCTGAGGCACGCGCCAAGCTGGCGGAAACGGGTCTGTTCACACAGATCAAGCCGTTGGAGTTTGATGTCACCTGA
- a CDS encoding metallophosphoesterase, translating into MTQPVYVIGDLHGQVAELERALSLIQGDGGPDAQIVFLGDYVDRGPDSRGLVERLIAGRDAGLNWITLLGNHDRMFAWFMEDTPRHDPHLLVGYHWLHERLGGVETLRSYGVEFEGQIRLEDLHRMAQAAVPKSHRTFLRDLVLMHQTPELAFVHAGIRPGVPLNAQRANDLVWIRQDFHAHPGPHPKLIVHGHTPVDQATHYGNRVNLDTGAGYGRPVGVAVFEGQTCWELTDQGRLPLTP; encoded by the coding sequence ATGACACAGCCTGTCTACGTTATTGGTGATCTGCACGGGCAGGTGGCCGAGCTGGAACGCGCGCTGTCTCTGATCCAGGGCGATGGCGGCCCGGATGCCCAGATCGTGTTTCTGGGGGATTACGTGGATCGCGGACCGGACAGTCGCGGGCTGGTCGAGCGTCTGATTGCCGGGCGCGATGCGGGCCTGAACTGGATCACTCTGCTGGGCAATCACGATCGCATGTTCGCCTGGTTCATGGAGGATACGCCGCGTCACGATCCACATTTGCTTGTAGGATATCACTGGCTGCATGAAAGGCTGGGTGGGGTCGAGACCCTGCGCAGCTATGGTGTTGAATTCGAAGGCCAGATTCGTCTGGAAGACCTGCATCGGATGGCGCAGGCGGCGGTGCCGAAATCGCACCGGACCTTTCTGCGCGATCTGGTTCTGATGCATCAGACGCCCGAGCTTGCCTTTGTTCACGCAGGCATTCGCCCGGGCGTGCCGCTCAACGCGCAGCGCGCCAACGATCTGGTCTGGATCAGGCAGGATTTCCATGCCCATCCGGGCCCGCATCCCAAGCTGATCGTGCATGGCCATACCCCGGTGGATCAGGCAACGCATTATGGCAATCGCGTCAATCTGGACACTGGCGCCGGATACGGACGCCCGGTGGGTGTCGCGGTGTTCGAAGGGCAGACCTGCTGGGAATTGACCGATCAGGGCCGTTTACCGTTGACCCCTTAA